Genomic segment of Bacillota bacterium:
GAGGATGTCCCGTATTTCGTAGAAATTGAACTGGCGACTCCCGACCCTCTGTGATAAAACAGAGGTAGACAACAAAAGGAGGGAGTCGCCAATGAAATTGTATCACACAAACCCCCAAAATGGGGAGATCAAAAGAGTTCGCCATGGGGAAATTCGTAAGCTGCCGTTTCTCCCGGAGAGCGTTGAGATACCACTACGACGAGTTGCCCAGCATGTCGCCAATGGACTGGATGAACTTCTGATGCGGGTAGGGATTGCAGTCCTGGCAGCCATGATGGATGCAGAGGTTACAGCGTTGGTAGGGCCAAGGGGTAAGCATCTCCCAAGCGAGGAGCGGGAGTATTACCGCCACAGCTATGAATCGGGCTGGGTGGCGATAGCAGGGCAGAAGGTACACGTTGAGCGGCCTCGGGTGCGTTCTAAGGACCCCAGAGGGGAGGTACAGTTGGATACCTATGCCTGGGCTCAGCAGGATGACAGCATATCGGAGGCTGTGATAGCCCGGATTCTGAACGGGGTCTCTACTCGTGGGTATGCTGAGACCTTGGAGGGAGAGTCTCTAGAGGGGTATGGAACGTCCAAGAGCCGTGTCAGTGCCCGTTTCACTCGTCAGATGCAGATAGCGCTTCAAGAGCGGCTCAGCCAACGTTTAGACGGCCAGGACATCTTAGCTTTAGTGGTGGACGGCATCAAGGCTGGGGATCACATGGTTCTAGTAGCCCTTGGGATAGACAAGGATGGCCATAAGCACGTCCTGGGTTTGCAGGAAGGCGCAACCGAGAATGAGGCGGCTGGCAAGGCCTTGCTGCAAGATATGGTCTCCCGAGGTCTACGGAGTGACCAGGGACTCTTAGTTGTTATCGATGGTTCGAAGGCGCTAAGGGCTGCAGTAAGGGCTATATTTGCCGAGGCCGCAGTGCAGCGCTGTCAAGTGCACAAGAAACGTAATGTGCTTGACCACCTACCGGAATCCGCCCAGGACTGGGTAGGTCGTAAGATCCAGAATGCATACATAGAGCCGAACTATGCCAGTGCCAAGCAGTCTCTAGGGGCGCTGGCTGACCAGCTAGAGGTAGAATACCCTGGTGCTGCAAGCAGCCTAAGGGAGGGCTTGGAGGAGACCCTGACGCTGCAGCGGCTTGGGATACCCGGGCTACTCAGGCAGTCTCTGGCCTCCACCAACCTGATCGAGTCGGCATTCTCCGTAGCTTCGTCCAAGGCTCACAACGTCAAGCGCTGGCGGAACGGCCGGCAAGCTTTGCAGTGGATAGGAGCAGGGCTCCTAGAGGCAGAGCAACACTTTCACCGCATTCGTGGGTATAGGCTTCTGGGCATGCTTCAGGCTGCGATTTGTAGGGAGGTGAGGATACCAGAGGCGGTAGAGGCGTCAGTGGAGCGTGACGTCGCCAGAACGTGAAATAATGCGTCCGGGAGCGTCAGTGAAATTCTACGAAGAGTGGGACAAGCTCTTATTGTAGTTTAAGTCTACCAAAATAAGAATTCTCTTAGATAACTTGGAGACTTAACTGACTCGTACTAATTGGACCTAGTATACGGCTCTATAACCCGAGTCTGACAACCCACTTAGGTTTAGGAGCCGGTCTAATTTGACATTGAAATTAGGGGAATATCCAGTTGAAGATGGCAGCGATCCAGAGTCCGGGGGTATGGT
This window contains:
- a CDS encoding IS256 family transposase, which gives rise to MKLYHTNPQNGEIKRVRHGEIRKLPFLPESVEIPLRRVAQHVANGLDELLMRVGIAVLAAMMDAEVTALVGPRGKHLPSEEREYYRHSYESGWVAIAGQKVHVERPRVRSKDPRGEVQLDTYAWAQQDDSISEAVIARILNGVSTRGYAETLEGESLEGYGTSKSRVSARFTRQMQIALQERLSQRLDGQDILALVVDGIKAGDHMVLVALGIDKDGHKHVLGLQEGATENEAAGKALLQDMVSRGLRSDQGLLVVIDGSKALRAAVRAIFAEAAVQRCQVHKKRNVLDHLPESAQDWVGRKIQNAYIEPNYASAKQSLGALADQLEVEYPGAASSLREGLEETLTLQRLGIPGLLRQSLASTNLIESAFSVASSKAHNVKRWRNGRQALQWIGAGLLEAEQHFHRIRGYRLLGMLQAAICREVRIPEAVEASVERDVART